Part of the Ignatzschineria larvae DSM 13226 genome, AACGCTTAACCCTCATTGCCTTTATGGCCATTATCGGCTGTTTTGTAGGAACTTTAGCGATTGCTGAAATTAATCAAATTCACGCATTTGCCGAATTACTCTCTAAAGGTCTGATCTATGGGCTCTTATCGGCGCTCTTTTATGCACTCTTAACACTTACAGGGAAAGGATTTAAATATACCAGTTCCTATGCGATCACCACTATTCAAGTGGCTATTGGTACACTGTTACTCCTCCCTTTTGCCAATCTTACCTACTTTGAAAATCTCACTTGGCAAAATTGGCTCTTTATTTTTATTACAGGCTTTGTCCATACCGGCATTGTCTTCTATCTCTTCTTTGATTCAATCCGCACATTATCAACACAACTCATTGCACTATTAGTATTTTTAGACCCCTTAGTCGCTATTATGATGGATATTTTTATTACCGGTTTTATGCCGTCACTTGAACAGTGGATTGGAATTATTCTGATCTTTGCCGCAATGGCTTTGACGCTCATTCCTCATAAATCAAAGAAAATCATCCGAATTGAAACCGGTTCTACAACGGATCGTGCCTAAAAAAATATATAACATTATGTTATAATCAGTCACATTTATGGTAGATTCAATCGCCTACATTAGAGTACGGGCATTAAAGTTCATTTAGCACTACTACACAATAGCAAGCTATAGCATTACAATATATATGGATATAATAATATGATGGTACACTCTCAACGAGGTATGTTACTTCCTTTGATCTATCTCTTCGCGGCGATGATCTCTATTCAAGGGGGTGCAACAATTGCAAAGCAACTCTTCCCGATCGTCGGCGTTGAGGCTGTTACTGCTTATCGTTTAGGTTTTAGTGCTATTATCCTATTGATTATCTTTAAACCTTGGAAACGCAAACTTCAAGTGGGTTACCGGCGCTATCTACTATTTTATGGGATTGCCCTCGGTACGATGAATTTTCTCTTCTATCAAGCGATTAAAACGATTCCGCTCGGAATTGCTGTCGGGCTTGAGTTTACAGGCCCTTTAGCCGTTGCACTCTTTGGCTCTCGCCGGAAAATTGACTTTCTTTGGATTGGGCTTGTGGTTCTAGGGCTTTTAGCACTCATTCCCCTTGATGGCAGCAATGAGGATATTAATCTTAAAGGGGTCATCTATGCTTTAAGTGCCGGTGCTTGTTGGGCGCTCTATATTATCTTTGGGCAGAAAGCCGGCAATTATTACGGAACTGCTACTGTCGGTATTGGAGCGACAATTGCCGCACTGATCTATGTCCCTGTTGGAATTGCGGCCGGCGGCATCGGAATATTCGCCCCAGAACATCTTCCCTTAGCCATTACCGTGGCCGTACTGACCTCGGCACTGCCTTATGCCCTTGAGATGATGGCGCTCACACGAATGCCGGCGAAAACCTTTGGGACTTTAACGAGCTTAGAACCCGCACTCGCCGCTATCTTTGGCTTTATTATCTTAAGCGAGGTGCTCTCTGTCGTTCAGATTATCGGCATTATTGCGATTATTCTCGCATCCCTTGGTGCTTCGCTCTCTTCTAAACCCATTGAAACAGTGAAAACTTTAGATTAATCATAGTAATCATAGATAGCGCATAGGAATAAGCCAAATGCCTAATTTTGACCAAAACCAACAAGATACAACATCGCAGGCAAAGTCACCTTCAATCCTCCGGCGATTACTCAAGGTCATCGGGGCGATTGTACTGATTTTTCTACTCCTTTTGATGATGAATTATGTGGTTAAAAAAGGGGTCTCGCAGTTAATCGAATCAGGGGAAATTCCGGATAATATTGAGGAGATTACACTGTAATCATACGATTAATTAAAGCTATTTTTAAATGATTATCAAACCGTTTTTAAACCGTTTTCTAAATGCGGTTCCGATGTTTTTTACTACGCTTTTTTAATCTATTTTGAACTTTAAAAACTCATACTCTCCCACAAATATTTTTTAAAACAGCCCTCTTTCTGATATTTCAACGATAAAAGAGTTGACAAAAAAAGCGTACTCAATAAAATATTATCTATTATTAACAACCTGATTTTATCTATGTCTCTTTGTAGCCAACAGAAGTACAACCACTCCTCCCTCTTTATCGCCCGATTCTGCCTCTTGTGCTACCGGTGCGGTGCTACAATCTTCGACTAGTTTTTATCAGTGATCAAGATCACTGACCTCATCAACACTCTCTTAATCAGTAAATAAATCGTATTGATATTGATACAAAACTCAATGTCCCTTCAATGGTATCTACTATTCAATTCAACTGATTAAAAATGAGTGTTCTTCTGGGATAGGGCATTTTCCAATCCCAATTACTATCAAATTAGAACAATGTTGGTAGTAATACATCAAACTTTAATACCACGTTCAATAATGCTCCATTAGATATCATGAATATCACGGAACAGTATGTATCGAGACAACCTTGGTATTACATACATTATTTAAACGTGAACATTAACGTTAATTTCATTCAAGTTAAATTTGAATAATAGGTTTTATTATGAACAAAGCGTGGATCTATGTTGCTCTAACGTCTATTTTTGAGCTGATTTGGCTCTATGGTTTCAATGTTGCAAGTAGTTGGTGGCATTGGATTATTATCGGGATCTTCATTCTTCTTGATCTCAACTTCTTAGCTAAAGCGTGTGAAGGGCTGCCGACTGGAACGGTCTATGCCATCTTCGCCGCGAGCGGAACAGTCGGCACCGTATTAATGGATTATTTCCTCTTTGAGGAAGCAATTACCGGGGAGATGCTCTTCTTTATGGGGATTATCCTGATCGGTGTGATTGGGCTCAATATCTTTGATGTCAATACCAAGTTAGAAGAAGATAACGATCATTTAACAAAACAAGAAGATCAGCAACAACATAACGAGAGGAGAATTTAATATGGGACTTTCAGTTGCTTTTATTGGTTGGTCATTTGTTGCACTAGCGGCCGTTGCCGAGATGTTCGGTGTATTTGGATTAAGCGTCTATAGTCAAAGACGTAGCCTCATCAATGGGCTCTTCTATTACGGCGGGATTTTCGCCTCTTTCGCCCTACTCTACTACTCATTTCACTATCTGCCGATGAGCATCGCTTATACGGTATTTACCGGCATTGGTACGGCCGGCGCTGTAATTCTGAATATTGTACTCTTTAATGAGTCGAAAAATATTAAACGTATTTTAAGTTTAGTGGCGATTATTATCGGCGTTGTGGGCTTGAAATATGTCTCTAGCCATTAAGATTCTTATATAATAAATTTAGTTTAAGAAAAAATGGGTTAAGAAAAATGGTTTTTAAACAGCTATTGTGAGGTTTTAAAAGAACATAAAACCGTGCTAAACAACACTTGCAAGATGCCGGATAGAATGGCTCCCTCGCTTTTTACAGCTGATGCGCCGGCATTTAAATAAGCTTATTTAGAACCGATATTACTATACATCCCCAAAGATCCGTTTTAAACCAAAATCGATCACAATCAATCCCGTTGCAATGAGATAAAACTCATACAACGGGATTTTTATATCTCCTAATAGTCGTTATTCCGCGATATTAAGAAGACGCATTCCAGATAAACAGGCCTAATTGATAAGCAATATAGAGCATCATCAAGGCAATCAAGCAATTCAAAATTCGCCACGTCAAAGGCTTACTCAATACCGGCGCTAACCGGCTCGCGCCAAAACTCAAACTATAAAACCAGACAAATGAAGCAATCAAGGCACCAATCAGAAAAATCAATTTCTCCTCATACTGTAGTGTTGAAGCAAATCCTCCCAAAATCACAATTGTATCTAGATAGACGTGAGGATTGAGTAATGTAATTGCCAACGCACCGGCAATAACTTTCATTCGAGAGGGTCTTCCTATATACGGGATTGCTCGTAATCCTTCAGGATTAAGTGCAGACCGAAATGCTTGATAGGCGAAAAAGAGGATATAGAGTGCGCCGATGCCTGCCAAAATTTGTTGAATCCAGATATTCTCTGCCAGAAAAGTCCCAACACCTAATACACCTAAAGACATTAGGACAAAGTCACATAGAAAACAGACTGTTGCTACCCAGAAAGGATGATTCCCTTCTACACCTTGCCGCAATACATAGGCATTTTGCGCACCAATGGCGATAATTAAC contains:
- a CDS encoding DMT family transporter, with the translated sequence MTTLTSTLPLNNRPAVIKFSLAMILFGSVGFFSQRSSVPALELVFIRCLCATLFLGFFWWQSGQLRRETWYRPEMIRIAICAIFLVLNWLYFFKAIEESGVTIAISIYHLAPVIVMILGAFIYRERLTLIAFMAIIGCFVGTLAIAEINQIHAFAELLSKGLIYGLLSALFYALLTLTGKGFKYTSSYAITTIQVAIGTLLLLPFANLTYFENLTWQNWLFIFITGFVHTGIVFYLFFDSIRTLSTQLIALLVFLDPLVAIMMDIFITGFMPSLEQWIGIILIFAAMALTLIPHKSKKIIRIETGSTTDRA
- the rhtA gene encoding threonine/homoserine exporter RhtA; this translates as MMVHSQRGMLLPLIYLFAAMISIQGGATIAKQLFPIVGVEAVTAYRLGFSAIILLIIFKPWKRKLQVGYRRYLLFYGIALGTMNFLFYQAIKTIPLGIAVGLEFTGPLAVALFGSRRKIDFLWIGLVVLGLLALIPLDGSNEDINLKGVIYALSAGACWALYIIFGQKAGNYYGTATVGIGATIAALIYVPVGIAAGGIGIFAPEHLPLAITVAVLTSALPYALEMMALTRMPAKTFGTLTSLEPALAAIFGFIILSEVLSVVQIIGIIAIILASLGASLSSKPIETVKTLD
- a CDS encoding DMT family transporter, encoding MNKAWIYVALTSIFELIWLYGFNVASSWWHWIIIGIFILLDLNFLAKACEGLPTGTVYAIFAASGTVGTVLMDYFLFEEAITGEMLFFMGIILIGVIGLNIFDVNTKLEEDNDHLTKQEDQQQHNERRI
- a CDS encoding DMT family transporter; translation: MGLSVAFIGWSFVALAAVAEMFGVFGLSVYSQRRSLINGLFYYGGIFASFALLYYSFHYLPMSIAYTVFTGIGTAGAVILNIVLFNESKNIKRILSLVAIIIGVVGLKYVSSH
- a CDS encoding LysE/ArgO family amino acid transporter is translated as MWGIFAEGILLSAGLIIAIGAQNAYVLRQGVEGNHPFWVATVCFLCDFVLMSLGVLGVGTFLAENIWIQQILAGIGALYILFFAYQAFRSALNPEGLRAIPYIGRPSRMKVIAGALAITLLNPHVYLDTIVILGGFASTLQYEEKLIFLIGALIASFVWFYSLSFGASRLAPVLSKPLTWRILNCLIALMMLYIAYQLGLFIWNASS